A single genomic interval of Lewinellaceae bacterium harbors:
- a CDS encoding UbiD family decarboxylase produces MMYRSLRESLEDLKRHGYLIVVREEVDPQLVMAEVHRRVFESGGPALWFQKVKGSPFSAASNIYGSKERIRFLFRDTLARVEELVRVKNDPAYLLKKWYRAPGVGWTALSALPKRLRRNTAVEYGQTTIDQLPQVVGWPKDGGAFITLPQVCTLPPQDKNIMHSNLGMYRIQLSGNAYLPNQEVGLHYQLHRGIGIHHQAYQAKGMRFPASIFVGGPPSHAFTAIMPLPEGLSEMTFAGMLAGRRYRYRWEGEHVIGADADFCISGEVLPETLKPEGPFGDHLGYYSLEHPFPVMKVDKVYHRKDAVWHFTVVGRPPQEDTWFGYLIHEIVKPLTSTEFPGLVSINAVDAAGVHPLLLAVGKERYMPFREQRPEEILTIANHLLGKGQTSLAKYLFIAAQDEYSDLTTEDIPRFFGHVLERVHWDRDLHFQTQTTIDTLDYSGDHWNAGSKLVVAARGVKLRSLATSVPAVFPVLEKVKKISIPLPGIMCLEAPAYQNEEQESRWKQQLAEAIPVGTVDHFPLLVLVDDADFCARTLNNFLWVTFTRSNPAPDITGVGAFEQDKHWGCRGPLIIDARIKPHHAPVLEVDAKTKNAADKLFAKGASLYGVG; encoded by the coding sequence TTGATGTACCGAAGCCTGAGGGAGAGTCTCGAAGATTTAAAGCGCCATGGTTACCTCATCGTGGTCCGGGAAGAGGTAGATCCTCAACTGGTGATGGCGGAGGTACATCGGCGGGTCTTTGAATCCGGAGGGCCGGCATTGTGGTTCCAAAAGGTGAAAGGAAGCCCATTTTCAGCTGCTTCAAACATCTATGGGAGTAAAGAGCGGATCCGCTTTTTATTCAGAGATACGCTGGCCCGGGTGGAAGAGCTGGTGCGGGTGAAAAATGATCCTGCATACCTACTGAAGAAATGGTACCGTGCCCCCGGGGTCGGTTGGACCGCATTGAGTGCCTTGCCTAAAAGACTTCGTCGCAACACTGCTGTGGAATATGGACAAACCACGATTGATCAGTTGCCCCAGGTCGTCGGTTGGCCGAAGGACGGCGGTGCGTTTATTACACTGCCGCAGGTATGTACCTTACCCCCACAGGATAAAAACATCATGCATTCCAATCTGGGAATGTATCGCATCCAGCTATCCGGTAATGCGTATTTACCCAATCAAGAGGTAGGCTTACACTATCAGCTGCATCGCGGGATAGGCATACATCATCAGGCCTATCAGGCCAAAGGCATGCGTTTTCCTGCATCAATTTTTGTAGGTGGTCCTCCCAGCCACGCTTTTACAGCCATCATGCCATTGCCTGAAGGCTTGTCGGAGATGACGTTCGCGGGGATGCTGGCCGGTAGGCGTTATCGTTACAGGTGGGAGGGAGAGCATGTTATCGGAGCAGATGCTGATTTTTGCATTTCTGGTGAGGTGTTACCAGAGACTTTAAAGCCGGAAGGGCCATTCGGGGATCACCTGGGCTATTACAGCCTGGAACATCCGTTTCCGGTGATGAAGGTGGACAAGGTTTATCACCGCAAGGATGCCGTGTGGCATTTTACGGTGGTGGGCAGGCCACCGCAGGAGGATACCTGGTTTGGCTACCTCATCCATGAGATCGTGAAGCCATTGACATCCACGGAATTTCCGGGATTGGTATCCATCAATGCGGTAGATGCCGCCGGCGTACATCCTTTATTATTGGCCGTTGGAAAAGAGCGCTACATGCCTTTCCGCGAACAACGGCCTGAAGAGATCCTGACCATCGCCAACCACTTGCTGGGTAAAGGGCAAACGTCACTGGCAAAATATCTGTTTATCGCAGCGCAGGATGAATATTCAGATCTGACTACGGAAGATATCCCCCGTTTTTTTGGTCATGTGCTGGAGCGCGTCCACTGGGATCGCGATCTCCATTTCCAAACTCAGACAACAATCGACACGCTGGATTATTCGGGAGATCACTGGAATGCAGGATCCAAACTGGTGGTGGCTGCCCGTGGGGTAAAGCTGAGGTCCCTGGCTACCTCAGTTCCGGCGGTATTCCCTGTCCTGGAGAAGGTGAAAAAGATATCCATCCCATTACCCGGAATCATGTGTCTGGAAGCCCCAGCTTATCAAAATGAAGAACAGGAATCACGATGGAAGCAACAATTGGCTGAGGCGATACCTGTCGGGACGGTGGATCATTTTCCGTTGCTAGTCCTCGTCGATGACGCTGATTTCTGTGCCCGTACACTGAATAATTTCCTGTGGGTTACGTTTACCCGTTCCAATCCGGCGCCGGATATCACCGGAGTCGGGGCTTTTGAACAAGACAAACACTGGGGATGCCGTGGTCCGCTGATCATCGATGCGCGGATAAAGCCGCATCACGCACCGGTCCTGGAGGTGGATGCGAAAACCAAAAATGCAGCGGACAAGCTTTTTGCAAAAGGTGCCAGCTTGTACGGCGTGGGATAG
- a CDS encoding sugar phosphate isomerase/epimerase produces the protein MAQKISRKSFLGGVAALTGYSTLQPFMPKDNTPWESDKPGYQLGLASYTTREFSLDDTIAMAKRVGLLNIGLKSMHMPLDASEEEIKRLAKKVRDAGLNLYAAGVIYMKSADKVTNAFNYAKAAGIEVIIGVPDHDLLPQVNELVKKTNIKVAIHNHGPGDSLYSSVNDVNKLIKDLDSRVGFCIDIGHVVRINEDPAAMILKYHERLYDLHLKDETENNADGTPVEIGRGVIDIPAVLKALKKVKYRGFAAIEYEKDGQDPLPGLAESAGYIHGVLKML, from the coding sequence ATGGCACAGAAAATTTCGAGAAAATCATTCTTAGGCGGCGTTGCGGCATTGACCGGGTACTCGACACTACAGCCTTTCATGCCAAAGGATAATACTCCCTGGGAAAGTGACAAGCCCGGATATCAACTTGGTCTTGCCTCGTACACCACCCGGGAATTCAGCCTGGATGACACGATTGCAATGGCAAAACGGGTAGGATTACTGAATATTGGATTGAAAAGCATGCACATGCCGCTTGATGCCTCTGAAGAAGAGATAAAGCGATTGGCCAAAAAAGTCCGTGATGCCGGTTTGAACCTGTATGCCGCAGGGGTGATCTATATGAAATCCGCCGATAAGGTTACCAATGCATTTAACTATGCAAAGGCGGCAGGTATTGAAGTGATCATCGGGGTGCCAGATCATGATCTGTTGCCACAAGTCAATGAACTTGTTAAAAAGACCAACATCAAAGTGGCTATCCATAACCATGGACCCGGTGACAGCCTGTATTCCAGTGTAAATGACGTCAACAAGCTGATCAAAGACCTCGATTCGCGGGTAGGTTTTTGCATCGATATCGGGCATGTGGTCCGCATCAATGAAGATCCGGCAGCCATGATCCTAAAATACCACGAACGGCTTTATGATCTGCATCTTAAGGATGAAACAGAGAATAATGCTGATGGTACTCCGGTGGAAATTGGCCGGGGCGTCATCGATATACCGGCAGTCCTCAAGGCATTAAAAAAGGTCAAATACCGCGGCTTTGCTGCCATCGAATACGAAAAGGATGGACAGGATCCTCTCCCGGGACTTGCGGAGTCTGCGGGTTACATCCATGGTGTCCTGAAAATGCTTTAG